A section of the Sphingomonas ginsenosidivorax genome encodes:
- a CDS encoding dicarboxylate/amino acid:cation symporter — MSQTTRILSALIGGIALGILVASLAPAQAIAATAITQPIGAAWLHGLQMVIVPLVVGLLVTGIGATSEAARAGQITARAMVMIVVILWSTTLMSAFVMPLILDAFPLPAGLGAALRDALTGAAPVGPVPGIGAFFDTIVPTNIVAAAAGDAFLPLTIFSLAFAFAVTKLPDDRRRILTGFFQAVVDALLIIINWVLKLAPIGIFALAYGVGARTGTAAFGALLHYIVCVSAIGFIVLLTAYPVAMIGGRVGLGRFARAVAPAQAVAISTQSSLASLPAMLKASTDLGASASTAGIVLPLSVAVFRATSPAMNLAVALYVAHWLQMPIGPAQMAAGVATAAITTMGSISLPGTISFIASVAPVALAMGIPLEVLGLLIAVETVPDLFRTVGNVTMDTAVTISVAARTGTQETLDDVSHARP, encoded by the coding sequence ATGTCGCAGACAACACGAATTCTCTCCGCGCTGATCGGCGGCATCGCGCTCGGTATCCTCGTCGCCTCGCTCGCGCCGGCGCAGGCGATCGCCGCGACCGCGATCACGCAGCCGATCGGCGCCGCCTGGCTGCACGGGCTGCAAATGGTGATCGTGCCGCTCGTCGTCGGGCTGCTCGTCACCGGCATCGGCGCGACGTCGGAAGCGGCGCGCGCCGGGCAGATCACCGCGCGCGCGATGGTGATGATCGTCGTCATCCTGTGGAGCACCACGCTGATGTCCGCGTTCGTGATGCCGCTGATCCTCGATGCGTTCCCGCTGCCCGCGGGGCTCGGCGCCGCCCTGCGCGACGCGCTGACCGGCGCTGCTCCCGTCGGCCCGGTGCCCGGCATCGGCGCGTTCTTCGACACCATCGTCCCCACCAACATCGTCGCGGCGGCGGCGGGCGACGCGTTCCTGCCGCTCACCATCTTCTCGCTCGCCTTCGCCTTTGCGGTGACCAAGCTTCCCGACGACCGCCGCCGCATCCTGACCGGCTTCTTCCAGGCGGTGGTCGACGCGCTGCTGATCATCATCAACTGGGTGCTGAAGCTCGCGCCGATCGGTATCTTCGCGCTCGCCTACGGCGTTGGCGCACGCACCGGGACCGCGGCGTTCGGCGCACTGCTCCACTATATCGTCTGCGTCTCGGCGATCGGGTTCATCGTCCTGCTCACCGCCTATCCGGTGGCGATGATCGGCGGCCGCGTCGGGCTCGGCCGCTTCGCGCGCGCGGTCGCACCCGCTCAGGCAGTGGCGATCAGCACCCAGTCGTCGCTCGCCTCGCTGCCTGCGATGCTCAAGGCGTCGACCGATCTCGGCGCCTCCGCCTCGACCGCCGGCATCGTCCTCCCGCTCTCGGTCGCGGTATTCCGCGCGACCAGCCCGGCGATGAACCTCGCGGTCGCGCTCTATGTCGCGCACTGGCTGCAGATGCCGATCGGCCCTGCGCAGATGGCCGCCGGCGTCGCCACCGCCGCGATCACCACGATGGGATCGATCTCGCTCCCCGGCACGATCAGCTTTATCGCGAGCGTCGCGCCCGTCGCGCTCGCGATGGGAATCCCGCTCGAGGTGCTGGGGCTGCTCATCGCTGTCGAGACCGTGCCCGACCTGTTCCGCACGGTGGGGAACGTGACGATGGACACCGCCGTCACCATCTCCGTCGCAGCCCGTACCGGCACGCAGGAGACCCTCGATGACGTATCGCACGCTCGGCCCTGA
- a CDS encoding glycosyl transferase family protein, which yields MGESIWFIDAVARETMLFAAIGLLIGGLDDMLVDLVFLVGRVRRGGHARLTIATLPPPRQPGRIAVFVAAWDEVAVIGNMLVTAVERFDHPDYRIYVGLYPNDRATIDAAAAVAARDPRIRLVIGARDGPTTKADCLNTLWRAQQRDDARTRVATKAIVLHDAEDVVHADELRIFDALIERHDYVQLPVLPLVKRGAQLVSGHYADEFAEAHAKQLVVRTALGAGMPLAGTGCAIAPDILALIAAERGGDPFDASSLTEDYELGLRMADLGARGLFVRIDDARGGIVAVRAFFPDTIDTAVRQKTRWMTGIALSGWDRTGWARPLAFADHWMRMRDRRAPLAVVVLATAYCALPAWALAAGLHWYRGSSATAVGSPGLWLLVVNTALLAWRLATRMLFTGRSYGLREALWSLPRFVVGNFVALNAAPRALVRYIGMLRGAAPVWDKTRHEFPDAPAMANADVR from the coding sequence ATGGGCGAGTCGATCTGGTTCATTGATGCCGTCGCGCGCGAAACCATGTTGTTCGCCGCGATCGGGCTGCTCATCGGCGGCCTCGACGACATGCTGGTCGACCTCGTTTTTCTCGTCGGCCGGGTGCGTCGAGGCGGCCATGCCCGGCTGACGATCGCCACGCTCCCGCCACCCCGTCAGCCCGGTCGCATCGCGGTCTTCGTCGCCGCCTGGGACGAAGTGGCGGTGATCGGCAACATGCTCGTGACCGCGGTGGAGCGGTTCGACCATCCCGATTACCGAATCTATGTCGGCCTCTACCCCAATGACCGCGCCACGATCGACGCCGCCGCCGCGGTCGCCGCGCGCGACCCGCGCATCCGCCTGGTCATCGGCGCGCGCGACGGCCCCACCACCAAGGCGGACTGCCTCAACACGCTGTGGCGCGCGCAGCAACGCGACGACGCGCGCACCCGCGTCGCGACAAAGGCGATCGTGCTCCACGATGCCGAGGACGTCGTCCACGCCGACGAACTGCGCATCTTCGACGCACTGATCGAACGCCACGACTACGTGCAGCTGCCCGTCCTCCCGCTGGTCAAGCGCGGCGCGCAGCTCGTCTCCGGCCACTATGCCGACGAGTTCGCCGAAGCGCACGCCAAGCAGCTCGTCGTCCGCACCGCGCTCGGCGCCGGCATGCCGCTCGCCGGCACCGGCTGCGCGATCGCGCCAGACATCCTCGCGCTGATCGCGGCCGAGCGCGGCGGCGATCCGTTCGATGCGTCCAGCCTGACCGAGGATTACGAGCTCGGGCTGCGCATGGCCGACCTCGGCGCGCGCGGCCTGTTCGTACGGATCGACGACGCGCGCGGCGGGATCGTCGCGGTGCGCGCCTTCTTCCCCGACACGATCGACACCGCGGTCCGTCAGAAGACGCGGTGGATGACGGGAATCGCGCTGTCGGGGTGGGACCGTACCGGCTGGGCGCGGCCGCTGGCGTTCGCCGATCACTGGATGCGGATGCGCGACCGGCGTGCGCCGCTGGCGGTCGTCGTGCTGGCCACCGCCTATTGCGCGCTGCCCGCCTGGGCTCTGGCCGCCGGGCTGCACTGGTATCGCGGCTCGAGCGCGACGGCTGTCGGTTCGCCCGGCCTGTGGCTGCTCGTCGTCAACACCGCGCTGCTGGCCTGGCGCCTCGCGACCCGGATGCTCTTCACCGGGCGCAGCTACGGCCTGCGCGAAGCTCTGTGGTCGCTGCCGCGCTTCGTCGTCGGCAATTTCGTCGCCCTCAACGCCGCCCCCCGTGCGCTGGTCCGCTATATCGGCATGCTGCGCGGCGCCGCACCGGTATGGGACAAGACGCGGCACGAATTTCCCGACGCACCGGCCATGGCAAACGCCGACGTGCGGTGA
- a CDS encoding sulfite exporter TauE/SafE family protein, which produces MDLYLPIANLSVNALVIILLGGGVGLLSGMFGIGGGFLTTPLLIVYGIPPTVAAASAASQVTGASVSGVFAHFRRSGVDTKMGGVLVAGGIIGTVFGAWLFRLLQENGQIDTVIAIVYVVMLGSIGSMMARESFGAIRRQRSGRPPRARKRRHHPLVAALPLRTRFYASGLYISPLAPLLLGFATGILTILLGIGGGFILVPAMIYLLGMATSVVVGTSLFQTLFVTAVATMVHATTTKAVDIVLAALLLLGSVVGAQVGARLATKVKPEYLRLALAVMVLLIGARVLLGLVWRPEEIFSVAVS; this is translated from the coding sequence GTGGACCTGTACCTTCCCATCGCCAACCTCTCGGTCAACGCGCTTGTCATCATCCTGCTCGGCGGCGGGGTCGGCTTGTTGTCGGGGATGTTCGGGATCGGCGGCGGGTTCCTGACGACGCCGCTGCTGATCGTCTACGGCATCCCGCCGACGGTCGCCGCCGCGTCCGCGGCCAGCCAGGTGACCGGCGCCAGCGTGTCGGGCGTGTTCGCGCATTTCCGGCGCAGTGGGGTGGATACAAAGATGGGCGGCGTGCTCGTCGCCGGCGGCATCATCGGCACGGTGTTCGGCGCCTGGCTGTTCCGCCTGCTCCAGGAAAACGGCCAGATCGATACCGTCATCGCGATCGTCTACGTCGTCATGCTGGGGTCGATCGGCAGCATGATGGCGCGCGAATCGTTCGGTGCGATCCGCCGGCAACGCAGCGGCCGACCGCCGCGCGCGCGCAAACGCCGGCACCACCCGCTGGTCGCAGCCCTACCGTTGCGCACGCGCTTCTACGCCTCGGGGCTCTACATCTCGCCGCTGGCACCTCTGCTGCTGGGCTTCGCGACCGGCATCCTGACGATCCTGCTCGGCATCGGCGGCGGCTTCATCCTGGTGCCGGCGATGATCTACCTGCTCGGCATGGCGACCAGCGTCGTCGTCGGCACCTCGCTGTTCCAGACTTTGTTCGTCACCGCAGTCGCGACGATGGTGCATGCCACCACGACCAAGGCGGTGGACATCGTGCTCGCAGCCCTGCTGTTGCTCGGCTCGGTGGTCGGCGCGCAGGTCGGTGCGCGACTCGCGACTAAGGTGAAGCCCGAATATCTCCGTCTCGCGCTCGCGGTGATGGTGCTGCTGATCGGTGCACGAGTCCTGCTCGGGCTGGTCTGGCGGCCCGAAGAGATCTTCTCGGTCGCGGTCTCGTGA
- a CDS encoding TIGR02186 family protein has protein sequence MGQAKPVLVPDVSQRNIEIAYSFTGAELLLFGAILYPGGRLPGAAQPTDIVVVVKGPTQSVLIREKEKVAGIWVNAARLRYRSAPSFYAIASSRPIGRIVDERTRAIYELGLDSLQLSPASSAPAETQDRFQRGLVDLKRRAGLYYAAPHAVEITDGVLYRARVSIPARVPVGRFTAETFLIRDGRVLAAAVRDIDIRKSGFERFVARAADRSSILYGLAAVALSMLLGWGAGWIARRV, from the coding sequence ATGGGTCAGGCCAAGCCCGTGCTCGTCCCCGACGTCAGCCAGCGCAACATCGAGATCGCCTACAGCTTCACCGGCGCCGAGCTGCTGCTGTTCGGCGCGATCCTCTATCCCGGTGGCCGCCTGCCCGGCGCCGCGCAGCCGACCGACATCGTCGTCGTCGTGAAGGGGCCGACGCAATCGGTGCTGATCCGCGAGAAGGAAAAGGTCGCCGGGATCTGGGTCAACGCCGCGCGGCTGCGCTATCGCTCGGCGCCCAGCTTCTACGCGATCGCCTCGTCGCGCCCGATCGGCCGGATCGTCGACGAACGCACCCGCGCAATCTACGAACTCGGGCTCGACAGCCTCCAGCTGTCCCCCGCATCCAGCGCCCCCGCTGAGACGCAGGACCGCTTCCAGCGCGGGCTGGTCGACCTGAAGCGCCGCGCCGGGCTCTATTACGCCGCCCCGCACGCGGTCGAGATCACCGACGGCGTGCTCTACCGCGCGCGCGTCTCGATCCCCGCCCGCGTGCCGGTTGGGCGATTCACCGCGGAGACCTTCCTGATTCGCGACGGTCGCGTGCTGGCGGCCGCCGTGCGCGACATCGACATTCGCAAGTCGGGCTTCGAACGATTCGTCGCACGCGCCGCGGATCGCTCGTCGATCCTCTACGGCCTCGCCGCGGTCGCGCTGTCGATGCTGCTCGGCTGGGGCGCCGGCTGGATCGCGCGCCGGGTCTAG
- a CDS encoding ATP-binding protein yields MTEMFGADAFQRAIPASLAGQATVPIGYVFAIAGASSRVLIDRASIETLIDDPDPVVATAGSVGSQIKMRIGSTWLVANIRSLKLDDAAGTRVVAEIDFLGEGDEERLTGKLYRFRRGVTRYPMPGCEVFPITTADLKQIYAAEDRANIEIGTVYPTRDIRAALYVDAMLGKHFALVGSTGTGKSTSAALILHRICELAPQGHIVMIDPHGEYGAAFRGNGAIYDVTNLQMPYWLMNFEEHCEVFLTSSGSDRQFDADILAKCLLMAKAKSRLGQEIAKLTVDAPIPYLLSDLTNIIGLEMGKMDRAGDTAPYLRLKTKIDEIKSDPRYGFMFSGMLVADTMANFLQRIFRMPGEGKPISIIDVSGVPSDITSVVVAVLARMTFDFAIWSRNEEPRPILLVCEEAHRYIPAGQEATNSVGRILGRIAKEGRKYGVSLGLITQRPSDLAEGVLSQCGTILAMRLNNDRDQAFVRAAMPEGARGFLDSIPALRNRECIICGEGVTIPVRVSFDGLDEAKRPASGDPLFSQLWRDVGGEDQIITRTIQRWRAQGK; encoded by the coding sequence ATGACCGAAATGTTCGGAGCCGACGCGTTCCAGCGGGCGATCCCTGCAAGCCTTGCCGGCCAGGCCACCGTGCCGATCGGCTATGTCTTTGCGATCGCGGGCGCGAGCAGCCGCGTGCTGATCGATCGCGCGTCGATCGAGACGCTGATCGACGATCCCGATCCGGTGGTCGCGACGGCCGGCTCGGTCGGCAGCCAGATCAAGATGCGCATCGGCTCGACCTGGCTGGTCGCCAACATCCGCTCGCTCAAGCTCGACGATGCCGCGGGGACCCGGGTCGTCGCCGAGATCGATTTCCTTGGCGAAGGTGACGAGGAGCGGCTGACCGGCAAGCTCTACCGCTTCCGTCGTGGCGTCACGCGCTACCCCATGCCCGGCTGCGAGGTGTTTCCGATCACCACCGCCGACCTCAAGCAGATCTACGCCGCCGAGGACCGCGCGAACATCGAGATCGGCACGGTCTACCCGACCCGCGACATCCGCGCCGCGCTCTATGTCGACGCGATGCTCGGCAAGCATTTCGCGCTGGTCGGCTCGACCGGTACCGGCAAGTCGACCAGCGCCGCGCTGATCCTCCACCGCATCTGCGAGCTCGCGCCGCAGGGCCATATCGTGATGATCGACCCGCACGGCGAATATGGCGCGGCGTTCCGCGGCAACGGTGCGATCTACGACGTCACCAACCTGCAAATGCCTTATTGGCTGATGAACTTCGAGGAGCATTGCGAGGTCTTCCTGACCAGCAGCGGCTCGGATCGCCAGTTCGACGCCGACATTCTCGCCAAATGCCTGTTGATGGCCAAGGCGAAGAGCCGGCTGGGGCAGGAGATCGCCAAGCTCACCGTCGACGCGCCGATTCCCTATCTCCTGAGCGACCTGACCAACATCATCGGTCTGGAAATGGGCAAGATGGACCGCGCCGGCGACACCGCGCCCTATCTGCGGCTCAAGACCAAGATCGACGAGATCAAGTCCGATCCGCGCTACGGCTTCATGTTTTCGGGCATGCTCGTCGCCGACACGATGGCGAACTTCCTCCAGCGCATCTTCCGCATGCCGGGCGAGGGCAAGCCGATCTCGATCATCGACGTGTCGGGCGTGCCGTCGGACATCACCTCGGTGGTGGTCGCGGTGCTCGCGCGGATGACGTTCGACTTCGCGATCTGGTCGCGCAACGAAGAGCCGCGGCCGATCCTGCTCGTCTGCGAGGAAGCGCACCGCTACATTCCCGCAGGCCAGGAAGCCACCAATTCGGTCGGCCGCATCCTCGGCCGCATCGCCAAGGAAGGCCGCAAATACGGCGTGTCGCTGGGGCTGATCACGCAGCGTCCGTCGGATCTGGCGGAGGGCGTGCTGTCGCAGTGCGGTACGATCCTCGCGATGCGCCTCAACAACGACCGCGACCAGGCCTTCGTCCGCGCCGCCATGCCCGAAGGCGCCCGCGGCTTCCTCGATTCGATCCCCGCGCTCCGCAACCGCGAATGCATCATCTGCGGGGAGGGCGTCACCATCCCGGTCCGCGTCTCGTTCGACGGCCTGGACGAGGCCAAGCGCCCCGCCTCGGGCGACCCGCTCTTCTCGCAGCTCTGGCGCGACGTCGGCGGCGAAGATCAGATCATCACCCGCACCATCCAGCGCTGGCGCGCTCAGGGCAAGTAA
- a CDS encoding queuosine precursor transporter: MDHTAPAATVTMSRSLFVFSVLYGGMVCIAGVLGVKQVALGPLAVEAGIFAFLLLVAMSSAIAELHGQKTATTLVRLGFVPLIVSAVLIQLVLALPHDPGMYPPAIDAFPVVVGQGARMMIAGLISYGISQTLNVLIFAKLSRPVGGGEGKLVWLRGMIASIISQIIDTLLFITISFLGERPILALMEGQMLTKVVLSIVLVPALITFFVRLGRRLDRV; encoded by the coding sequence ATGGATCATACAGCCCCTGCCGCGACCGTCACGATGTCGCGTTCGCTTTTCGTCTTCTCGGTTCTCTATGGCGGGATGGTCTGCATCGCAGGCGTGCTGGGGGTGAAACAGGTCGCACTGGGGCCGCTCGCGGTCGAGGCGGGGATCTTCGCGTTCCTCCTGCTGGTGGCGATGAGCAGCGCGATCGCCGAGCTGCACGGGCAGAAGACCGCGACCACGCTGGTGCGGCTGGGGTTCGTTCCGCTGATCGTGTCGGCGGTGCTGATCCAGCTCGTGCTCGCGCTGCCGCACGATCCGGGGATGTACCCGCCGGCGATCGACGCGTTCCCGGTCGTCGTCGGACAGGGCGCGCGGATGATGATCGCGGGACTGATCAGCTACGGCATCTCGCAGACGCTGAACGTGCTGATCTTCGCGAAGCTGTCGCGCCCGGTCGGTGGGGGCGAAGGCAAGCTGGTCTGGCTGCGCGGGATGATCGCCAGCATCATTTCGCAGATCATCGACACGCTGCTGTTCATCACCATCTCGTTCCTGGGAGAGCGGCCGATCCTGGCGTTGATGGAGGGACAGATGCTGACCAAGGTCGTGCTGTCGATCGTGCTGGTGCCCGCGCTGATCACGTTCTTCGTGCGGTTGGGGCGGCGGTTGGATCGGGTTTGA
- a CDS encoding NupC/NupG family nucleoside CNT transporter, translated as MNRLLIGLCGIAVILGIALLLSTDRRAIRLRIVGAAFALQAGIAVLVLYSSIGKVVLGSMSGGVANLLGYSQKGTEFLFGKMATPEIGGQSFAIAALPVIIFFASLVSILYHLGIMQLIVRWVGGAIEKVIGVSKVESLCAAANIFVGQSESPLVIRPYLAGLTPAQLFTVMTSGMAGVAGTILAAYASMGIRIDYLLAASFMAAPGGILMAKIIMPDRVTPPEGELALGDMPGESVAGEPLPEATHDEEKPANLIMAAAQGAQTGVRLAVAVGAMVLAFVALVALANGLLGGLGNIIGLPGLSFQGLLGYVFAPIMFLLNVPWNEAGIAGGLFGQKIVLNEFVAYISLGTQQGLSARTIAVITFSLCGFANFSSIAIQMAVTGSLAPNQRPMIAKLGLRALAAGSLANLMSAALAGLLIS; from the coding sequence ATGAACAGACTTCTCATCGGCCTCTGCGGTATCGCCGTGATCCTGGGTATCGCACTGCTGCTCTCGACCGACCGCCGCGCGATCCGGTTGCGCATCGTCGGCGCTGCGTTCGCGCTGCAGGCCGGGATCGCGGTACTCGTGCTCTACTCCAGCATCGGCAAGGTCGTGCTGGGCTCGATGTCGGGCGGGGTCGCCAACCTGCTCGGCTATTCGCAAAAGGGCACCGAATTCCTGTTCGGCAAGATGGCGACGCCCGAGATCGGCGGTCAGAGCTTCGCGATCGCCGCGCTGCCGGTCATCATCTTCTTCGCCAGCCTCGTCTCGATCCTCTATCATCTCGGCATCATGCAGTTGATCGTGCGCTGGGTCGGCGGCGCGATCGAGAAGGTCATCGGCGTCTCGAAGGTCGAATCGCTGTGCGCGGCCGCGAACATCTTCGTCGGCCAGAGCGAATCGCCGCTGGTCATCCGCCCCTATCTCGCCGGGCTGACGCCAGCGCAGCTGTTCACCGTGATGACCAGCGGGATGGCGGGCGTCGCCGGCACCATCCTGGCGGCCTATGCCTCGATGGGCATCCGCATCGACTATCTGCTCGCTGCCAGCTTCATGGCGGCGCCCGGCGGTATCCTGATGGCGAAGATCATCATGCCCGACCGCGTCACGCCGCCCGAAGGCGAGCTCGCGCTGGGCGACATGCCAGGCGAATCGGTCGCCGGCGAACCGCTGCCCGAAGCGACGCACGACGAAGAGAAGCCCGCCAACCTGATCATGGCTGCGGCGCAGGGGGCGCAGACCGGGGTCCGCCTTGCTGTCGCGGTCGGCGCGATGGTGCTGGCGTTCGTCGCGCTGGTCGCGCTCGCGAACGGCCTGCTCGGCGGGCTCGGCAACATCATCGGGCTGCCGGGGCTCAGTTTCCAGGGGCTGCTCGGCTACGTCTTCGCGCCGATCATGTTCCTGCTCAACGTGCCATGGAACGAGGCGGGGATCGCCGGCGGCCTGTTCGGGCAGAAGATCGTGCTCAACGAATTCGTCGCCTATATCTCGCTGGGCACGCAACAGGGCCTCAGCGCGCGGACGATCGCCGTCATCACCTTCTCGCTGTGCGGCTTCGCGAATTTCTCGTCGATCGCGATCCAGATGGCCGTCACGGGCAGCCTCGCCCCCAACCAGCGCCCGATGATCGCGAAGCTCGGCCTGCGCGCGCTGGCGGCGGGCAGCCTGGCGAACCTCATGTCCGCCGCGCTGGCCGGCCTGCTGATCTCCTGA
- a CDS encoding fasciclin domain-containing protein encodes MHSIIRTAIVATALVSSVSATAQKNPRVGGAAMYPTKNIVENAVNSKDHTTLVAAVKAAGLVETLSGPGPFTVFAPTNAAFTKLPAGTVDTLVKPENKAQLTGILTYHVVPGTISAADIATKAKANGGTATYTTVQGGTLSFMKAGSGWMIMDGKGDKGKITIANVYQSNGVIHVIDTVMMP; translated from the coding sequence ATGCATTCCATCATTCGTACCGCGATCGTTGCGACTGCGCTTGTTTCGAGTGTTTCGGCGACCGCGCAGAAGAACCCGCGCGTCGGCGGCGCCGCAATGTATCCGACCAAGAACATCGTCGAGAACGCAGTGAATTCGAAGGACCACACCACGCTGGTCGCCGCGGTGAAGGCGGCCGGATTGGTCGAGACGCTGTCGGGACCGGGTCCGTTCACGGTGTTCGCGCCGACCAACGCGGCCTTCACCAAGCTGCCCGCCGGCACCGTCGACACCCTGGTCAAGCCCGAGAACAAGGCGCAACTGACGGGCATCCTGACCTATCACGTCGTGCCCGGCACGATCAGCGCGGCGGACATCGCCACCAAGGCGAAGGCCAATGGCGGCACCGCGACCTATACGACTGTGCAGGGCGGCACGCTGAGCTTCATGAAAGCCGGCAGCGGCTGGATGATCATGGACGGCAAGGGCGACAAAGGCAAAATCACGATCGCCAACGTCTATCAGTCGAATGGCGTGATCCACGTCATCGACACCGTGATGATGCCGTAA
- the dapF gene encoding diaminopimelate epimerase: MRFDIIKCHGSGNDFPLIDARALSLGDAAWAGVARALADRAGPVGGDGLLLLTAGDDSHAFGMRMFNSDGSESETCLNGLRCTARAGFEALGIERGNVRLKISDAYVVRDPDLAPGVFTVRETAGPASRDVAAWPMAIGRAENIDLPIARLPTDRAFTALAMPNPHLVAFVDKVDDAELVRIGTVCESAPDWLPNRANVSFVELRGCDLFVRTFERGVGLTDSCGSAMGASTLAACLTGRIPFDVPTTVFNKGGRIRAEASADGMVTLSGNATVEWTGSIDVDPDTGVATALTIAARHPDEIAAWSAVVDSAA; encoded by the coding sequence ATGCGCTTCGACATCATCAAATGCCATGGCTCGGGCAACGACTTCCCGCTGATCGACGCACGCGCGCTGTCGTTGGGCGATGCGGCCTGGGCCGGTGTCGCGCGGGCGCTGGCCGATCGGGCGGGGCCGGTGGGCGGGGACGGGCTGTTGCTGCTGACCGCGGGCGACGATTCGCATGCGTTCGGGATGCGGATGTTCAATTCGGACGGCAGCGAGTCGGAGACGTGCCTCAACGGGTTGCGCTGCACCGCGCGCGCGGGGTTCGAGGCGCTCGGCATCGAGCGCGGCAACGTCCGGCTGAAGATCAGTGACGCCTATGTCGTGCGCGATCCGGATCTGGCGCCGGGGGTGTTCACGGTGCGTGAGACCGCGGGGCCCGCGTCGCGCGACGTCGCGGCCTGGCCGATGGCGATCGGCCGGGCGGAGAATATCGACTTGCCGATCGCCAGGTTGCCGACAGACCGCGCGTTTACCGCGCTCGCCATGCCCAATCCGCATCTGGTCGCGTTCGTCGACAAGGTCGATGACGCGGAGCTGGTGCGCATCGGGACGGTCTGCGAATCGGCGCCCGACTGGTTGCCTAACCGCGCGAACGTCAGCTTTGTCGAGCTGCGCGGGTGCGACCTGTTCGTGCGGACGTTCGAGCGCGGCGTCGGGCTGACCGACAGTTGCGGCAGCGCGATGGGTGCGTCGACGCTGGCCGCGTGCCTGACCGGGCGGATACCGTTCGACGTACCGACCACCGTGTTCAACAAGGGCGGGCGGATCCGCGCGGAGGCGAGCGCCGACGGCATGGTGACTCTGTCGGGCAATGCGACGGTGGAATGGACCGGGAGCATCGACGTCGACCCGGATACCGGCGTCGCGACCGCGCTGACGATCGCGGCGCGGCATCCCGACGAGATCGCCGCCTGGTCCGCGGTTGTGGACAGCGCCGCCTGA
- a CDS encoding DUF6456 domain-containing protein translates to MRELVERSIDTGAGDTGAARGRTVTVNLAESPLGWLRSRGLVSARQFEAGERLRGDYETASLAPRVTMRWAARVDGGGGDALDPTLAQIAAKRRFDAALAAAGAGLADILWRVVCAGEGMPAAEKALGWPARAGRLVLTFALDRVADHYALR, encoded by the coding sequence ATGCGCGAACTGGTGGAACGATCGATCGATACGGGTGCTGGCGATACAGGCGCAGCGCGCGGGCGGACGGTGACGGTCAATCTGGCGGAGTCGCCGCTCGGGTGGCTGCGGTCGCGGGGGCTGGTCAGTGCGCGGCAGTTCGAGGCGGGCGAACGGTTGCGTGGCGATTACGAGACCGCGTCGCTGGCTCCGCGCGTGACGATGCGCTGGGCGGCGCGGGTTGATGGGGGCGGGGGAGATGCACTCGATCCGACGCTGGCGCAGATCGCGGCGAAACGGCGGTTCGACGCGGCGCTTGCGGCGGCGGGGGCGGGGCTAGCGGACATATTGTGGCGCGTGGTGTGTGCGGGGGAGGGCATGCCGGCGGCCGAAAAGGCGCTGGGTTGGCCGGCGCGCGCGGGGCGGCTTGTGCTGACGTTCGCGCTCGACCGTGTCGCCGATCATTATGCGTTGCGGTGA
- a CDS encoding helix-turn-helix domain-containing protein, with the protein MITAIREVRRAKGMTLDAVARACVPPTTAQTVGRLETGTRTVSVGWLNRIADALGVTAADLVTLPDRADLPVAALLDADGVRAPRRATAAIPPQPMPGQIAVTVTGSTGDYRSGDEIWCEPLGAEAFADARNRDVLVPRPAGRFVFGRLIDLDGTAVTIAPPGSGSVPQTIIDPAWIGRAVRLVRTL; encoded by the coding sequence ATGATCACCGCGATTCGCGAAGTCCGCCGCGCAAAGGGCATGACGCTCGACGCGGTCGCGCGCGCCTGCGTACCGCCGACGACCGCGCAGACCGTCGGCCGGCTGGAAACCGGCACTCGCACCGTCTCGGTCGGCTGGCTCAACCGCATCGCCGACGCGCTCGGCGTCACGGCGGCAGACCTCGTGACGCTGCCGGATCGCGCCGACCTGCCGGTCGCTGCGCTGCTCGACGCCGATGGCGTACGCGCTCCGCGTCGGGCGACCGCTGCCATCCCGCCTCAACCGATGCCGGGCCAGATCGCAGTCACCGTGACCGGCAGCACCGGCGACTATCGCAGCGGCGACGAAATCTGGTGCGAACCGCTCGGCGCCGAGGCATTCGCCGACGCGCGCAACCGGGACGTGCTGGTCCCACGACCAGCGGGCCGGTTCGTCTTCGGACGGTTGATCGACCTCGATGGCACCGCTGTCACGATCGCGCCGCCGGGTAGCGGCAGTGTTCCGCAGACGATCATCGACCCCGCCTGGATCGGCCGCGCGGTGCGGCTCGTCCGCACGCTGTGA